The following are from one region of the Melitaea cinxia chromosome 7, ilMelCinx1.1, whole genome shotgun sequence genome:
- the LOC123655337 gene encoding sushi, von Willebrand factor type A, EGF and pentraxin domain-containing protein 1, giving the protein MLIRCRAALGVAVFLFLFSSTLSEGNLFTCPNGWELKGLHCYKFFNIRHSWEKAAELCRRYGSELMVIDSYTENNMTASLVPSTPTNTHYWLGLATVDDLRTNTLESAAGTLVSQYAGFWDLKQPNPKKGECVDVHVTSESQSWELTTCETLLPFMCRASACPAGTFLCSNGRCINAAFKCDKQDDCGDASDEMDCANECHFYMASSGDVVESPNYPHKYAAFSECKWTLEGPQGQNIVLQFQDFETEKSFDTVQILVGGRTEDKSVNLATLSGKQDLSNTLYVSASNFMIIKFSSDGSVERKGFRASWKTESSNCGGILRATPQGQILTSPGYPNSYPGGLECMYIIEAQPGRIVSLEIEDLELEMNRDYIVIKDGNTPSSPVLARLTGPGEENEKVVISTTNHLYMYFRTSLGDSKKGFNMRYSQGCRATIIAANGTFTSPAYGLSNYPNNQECLYRIKNPNGGPLSLKFDEFNIHSSDVVQVFDGSSTSGLRLHSDNGFTVKPRITLTASSGEMLIRFMSDALHNSVGWKATFSADCPPIQSGTGALASNRDTAFGTTITFSCPIGQEFATGKSRITTQCLDGGKWSTTYIPSCQEVYCGPVPQIDNGFSIGSTNVTYRGVATYQCYAGFAFPTGQPIERISCLSDGRWERTPTCLASQCVALPDVPHANVTILNGGGRSYGTIVRFECEPGYVRSGQPVLLCMSNGTWSGEVPTCSKVLCPKFPEIKNGFIADQTKLYMFGDEARVQCYKGFKLNGPSIIKCGPNQIFDATPSCEDINECSSSQCDSASTECKNTQGGFYCPCRPGFTPSLDCKPVGDLGLINGAIPDESITTSASEPGYYKGMIRLNNGGGWCGNNVEAGANWVLIDLRAPTIIRGFRTMSVMRADANIAFTSAIRIQYTNDLTDVFKDYTNPDGTAVEFRILEPTLSVLNLPMPIEAQYVKFKIQDYIGAPCLKLEIMGCARLDCSDINECNENNGGCDQKCLNIPGNYSCACNIGYELYSYNGTAGFSIENSETGERDGDTYQRNKSCVPVMCPPLNSPENGILLSTKSSYHFGDVVEFQCDFGYVMSGFSSLLCTSSGTWNGTAPECQFARCVTLSDDKNDGLKVIRDDPESVLVPYRDNVTITCTSPGRQLRNTLTSSFRQCVYDPKPGLPDYWFSGAQPQCRRKDCGVPMPTPGAEYGQYLDTRYQSSFFFGCQNTFKLAGQTSKHDNVVRCQANGIWDFGDLRCEGPVCDDPGRPADGYQIARSYEQGSEVLFGCSRPGYILINPRPITCIREPECKVIRPLGLASGRIPDSAINATSERPNYEAKNIRLNSVTGWCGKQEAFTYVSVDLGKVYRVKAILVKGVVTSDIVGRPTEIRFFYKQAENENYVVYFPNFNLTMRDPGNYGELAMITLPKYVQARFVILGIVSFMDNACLKFELMGCDEPSTEPLLGYDYGYSPCVDNEPPVFQNCPQHPILVQTDVNGGLLPVNFTEPTATDNSGAIARLEVTPQHFRTPIQVFHNMVVRYVAFDFDGNVAICEVNITVPDYTPPKLSCPQSYVIELVDKQDSYAVNFNDTRRRINATDASGEVTLKFIPERAVIPIRGYENVTVIASDKYGNKAQCNFQVSVQATPCVDWELLPPAHGAINCLPGDRGIQCIATCSPGFRFTDGEPVKTFVCETKRRWVPSAVVPDCVSENTQQAAYHVVASVQYRALGAVSNACLPQYKDLLAQYDSILNERLSQRCSAVNVNINVTFVKAMPSLLDENVVKMDFVLAIIPAIKQTQLYDLCGSTLNLIFDLSVPYASALIEPVLNVSSIGNQCPPLRAIRSSITRGFTCSVGEVLNMDTTDVPRCLHCPAGTFAGEKQKICTMCPRGYFQNQARQGSCLKCPQGTFTREEGSKDLSDCVPVCGYGTYSPTGLVPCLECPRNSYTGEPPVGGFKDCQACPVNTYTYQPAAAGKDKCRAKCASGTYSPTGLAPCSQCPRNFYQNSVGQTLCMECPTNMKTVNTGASGLEECLPVECSNSACQHGGLCVPKGHGVQCYCPAGFSGRRCEIDIDECESQPCYNGGTCIDLPQGYRCSCPTGYGGINCQEERSDCRNDTCPERAMCKDEPGFNNYTCLCRSGYTGIDCDISIDPCSANGNPCKNGASCTALQQGRFTCECLPGWEGQLCETNTNDCVEKPCLLGAPCTDLVNDFSCACPPGFTGKRCHEKIDLCSTQPCKHGICVDKLFVHQCICDPGWTGPSCDININECVISPCENGGRCIDTIDDFTCSCEAGFTGKRCQHTIDDCASEPCQNGATCIDQIDGFTCKCRPGFIGLQCESAIDECLNEPCNPTGTEKCIDLDNKFQCQCREGFTGEMCENNIDDCASDPCFNGGSCKDEINDYKCTCQPGWTGKRCERDIGNCVNLPCQNNAKCIDLFQDYFCVCPSGTDGKQCETAPERCIGSPCMHGGKCQDFGSGLNCTCSLDYMGIGCQYEFDACEAGLCQNGATCIDEGEGYSCICAPGFTGKNCDEDIIDCKDNSCPPSATCIDLPGRFYCQCPFNLTGDDCRKTISVDYDLYFSDPLRSSAAQVVPFATGSADSLTIAMWVQYTQQDEGGIFFTAYGVSNSHIALNKRTIIQAHSNGVQVSLFPELQDVYLSFGEFATVNDGQWHHVALVWDGSNGGELTLITEGLIASKLEGYGSGKSLPPYVWVTLGKPQSDNPKAYTESGFQGHLTKVQIWNRALDVTNEIQKQVRDCRTEPVLYSGLVLTWAGYEDTIGGVERIVPSHCGQRVCPNGYIGSKCQQLQVDKEPPRVDRCPGDLWVIAKNGTSIVNWDIPMFSDNVDIARVVEKSGHKPGQNLAWGAYDIAYIAYDNAGNAATCTFKVTVLSEFCPPMPDPLGGYQSCRDWGAGGQFKVCEIACRDGLRFSQPVPPFYTCGAEGFWRPTSDPSLPLIYPACSPATPAQRVFKISMLFPSSVLCNDAGQAVLRQKVRSAINQLNRDWSFCSYAVDGTRECKELDINVKCDHRANVRQTRQVSSPPTTNSKDTYVLDAIIPVEETRSNREGRQAGDTYSVELSFPAVNDPVINNANNERSTVKSLLEKLILEDEQFDVRNILPNTVPDPASLKLESDYACPMGQVVMAPDCVACAVGTFLDVASDSCKPCPAGSYQSEAGQLQCTPCPAIAGQPGVTQATGARSAADCKERCAAGKYYDAEAELCRPCGHGSYQPREGAFSCIACPRGQTTRATEAVSAAECRDDCPSGEQLSSDGGCEPCGRGTWRATGSGAACAPCPPGTTTPQAGAASPDQCSLPVCRPGSFLNVTLNTCIQCKKGTYQSEMQQTLCIPCPINTSTRGPGATSESDCTNPCEMSGPEMHCDTNAYCLLIPETSEFKCQCKPGFNGTGKVCTDVCQDFCDNGGECVKDARGEPSCRCAGSFTGRHCRDKSEFAYIASGVAGGVIFIIFLVLLVWMICARSTKKREPKKTLTPAIDQNGSQVNFYYGAHTPYAESIAPSHHSTYAHYYDDEEDGWEMPNFYNETYMKESLHNGMNGKMNSLARSNASIYGTKEDLYDRLKRHAYPGKKDKSDSDSEGQ; this is encoded by the exons ATGTTGATAAGGTGTAGGGCGGCACTGGGTGTCGCCGTGTTCCTCTTTCTATTTTCATCCACGTTATCTGAG ggcAACCTCTTCACCTGTCCTAATG GCTGGGAGTTAAAGGGGCTTCACtgttacaaattttttaatatcaggCATTCTTGGGAAAAAGCGGCTGAATTATGCCGAAG atacGGAAGTGAGCTCATGGTAATAGATAGTTATACGGAAAATAATATGACCGCAAGCTTGGTGCCATCTACTCCTACCAACACCCATTATTGGCTTGGTCTTGCTACAGTTGATGACTTAAGAACAAATACTTTAGAATCAGCTGCGGGAACTCTAGTTTCACAATATGCAGGCTTTTGGGATCTAAAACAGCCAAATCCCAAAAAAGGAGAATGTGTAGATGTGCATGTTACTTCAGAAAGCCAATCATGGGAATTAACTACTTGTGAAACCCTTCTCCCTTTTATGTGCAGAGCATCTGCTTGCCCGGCGG GAACCTTCCTTTGTTCGAACGGAAGATGCATTAACGCGGCCTTCAAATGCGACAAACAAGATGATTGTGGTGATGCATCGGACGAAATGGATTGCGCTAATGAATGTCATTTTTACATGGCAAGTAGTGGCGACGTAGTAGAGAGCCCTAACTACCCGCACAAATATGCTGCCTTTAGTGAATGTAAATGGACACTTGAAGGACCTCAAGGACAAAACATCGTACTACAGTTCCAAGATTTTGAAACTGAAAAGTCTTTTGATACTGTTCAAATCTTAGTTGGTGGTCGAACTGAAGATAAATCTGTCAACCTAGCTACGCTATCAGGAAAACAAGATTTATCTAACACTCTTTATGTATCTGCTTCTAACtttatgataattaaatttagttcTGACGGATCGGTTGAACGAAAAGGTTTTCGTGCATCGTGGAAAACTGAATCTTCTAATTGCGGTGGTATTCTTAGAGCAACTCCTCAAGGTCAAATACTTACATCTCCTGGCTATCCAAATAGTTATCCTGGTGGCTTAGAGTGTATGTACATTATTGAAGCACAACCAGGAAGAATTGTTTCTTTGGAAATCGAAGATTTAGAACTTGAAATGAATAGAGACTATATAGTTATTAAAGATGGAAACACTCCATCTAGTCCAGTACTCGCTAGACTAACTGGGCCTGGTgaagaaaatgaaaaagtaGTAATATCTACCACAAAccatttgtatatgtatttccGGACTAGCCTTGGAGATTCTAAAAAGGGATTCAATATGAGATATTCCCAAGGCTGCAGAGCCACAATTATAGCGGCAAACGGTACTTTTACTTCCCCAGCATATGGTCTCAGCAATTATCCAAATAATCAAGAATGTTTATACAGGATTAAAAATCCAAACGGTGGACCACTATCTTTAAAATTTGATGAATTCAATATTCATTCTTCCGACGTAGTACAAGTTTTTGATGGTTCAAGTACAAGTGGATTACGACTACATTCTGATAACGGGTTTACTGTAAAACCAAGAATAACATTAACTGCTTCGAGCGGAGAAATGCTGATACGTTTTATGTCTGACGCTTTACATAACAGTGTTGGCTGGAAAGCAACATTTTCagcag attgCCCCCCTATACAATCGGGTACAGGTGCCTTAGCATCAAACAGAGATACTGCGTTTGGAACAACAATAACATTTTCATGTCCAATAGGTCAAGAGTTTGCTACGGGAAAATCTAGAATTACAACACAGTGCTTAGACGGCGGAAAATGGTCTACCACGTATATTCCTAGTTGTCAAG AGGTTTACTGTGGTCCTGTGCCTCAAATTGATAATGGATTTTCTATTGGCTCAACAAACGTAACTTACCGGGGTGTAGCGACTTACCAATGTTATGCTGGATTTGCATTTCCGACTGGACAGCCTATCGAAAGGATCTCTTGTTTATCAGATGGCAGATGGGAAAGAACTCCAACGTGTCTTG CATCACAATGCGTAGCTTTACCTGATGTCCCACATGCCAATGTCACAATATTGAACGGCGGTGGTCGCAGCTATGGTACAATAGTTCGGTTCGAGTGTGAACCCGGTTATGTTAGATCTGGACAGCCTGTTCTTCTTTGTATGAGTAATGGAACTTGGTCTGGTGAAGTTCCAACCTGTTCTAAAGTTTTATGTCCTAAGTTTCCTGAGATTAAGAACGGATTCATCGCCGATCAAACCAAGCTATATATGTTCGGTGACGAAGCTCGAGTTCAATGTTATAAAG gatttaaattaaatggacCCAGCATAATCAAATGTGGACCTAATCAAATCTTTGACGCAACTCCAAGTTGTGAAGATATCAATGAATGTTCAAGTAGTCAATGTGATTCAGCTTCAACCGAATGTAAAAACACACAGGGTGGATTTTATTGCCCTTGTCGTCCCGGATTTACTCCAAGCCTAGATTGCAAACCTGTCGGTGATTTGGGCTTAATTAACGGTGCTATTCCGGATGAATCTATAACGACTTCCGCTTCTGAACCTGGATATTACAAAGGA atGATTCGCTTAAACAATGGAGGAGGTTGGTGTGGAAATAATGTTGAGGCTGGTGCAAACTGGGTTTTAATAGATCTTAGAGCCCCTACTATCATAAGAGGATTTCGCACAATGAGCGTTATGAGAGCAGACGCTAATATTGCATTTACATCTGCAATAAGGATACAATACACCAATGATTTGACCGACGTGTTCAAGGATTACACTAACCCTGATGGAACCGCTGTGGAATTCCGGATATTAGAACCTACACTATCAGTTTTAAATCTTCCAATGCCAATTGAGGCTCAGtacgttaaatttaaaatacaagacTATATTGGGGCTCCATGTCTAAAACTAGAAATTATGGGCTGCGCCAGACTTGATTGTTCAGACATTAATgaatgtaatgaaaataatgGTGGTTGTGACCAGAAATGTCTCAAcat ACCCGGAAACTATTCATGTGCTTGTAATATTGGTTACGAACTTTATTCTTATAATGGAACAGCTGGATTTTCTATAGAGAATTCTGAGACCGGTGAAAGAGATGGTGACACATACCAAAGAAATAAGTCGTGTGTTCCAGTAATGTGCCCGCCACTAAACTCGCCAGAAAACGGTATATTACTGTCAACTAAAAGTTCCTACCATTTTGGAGATGTTGTAGAATTCCAGTGTGATTTTGGTTATGTTATGTCTGGGTTTTCTTCTCTTCTTTGTACTTCAAGTGGAACGTGGAATGGAACAGCTCCTGAGTGCCAAT TCGCACGTTGCGTAACATTATCCGATGATAAAAATGATGGTCTAAAAGTAATTCGAGATGACCCTGAAAGCGTTTTAGTTCCCTACAGAGATAACGTTACAATAACCTGTACTTCTCCTGGTCGTCAACTACGAAACACTCTTACATCATCTTTCAGACAATGTGTTTATGATCCAAAACCG GGTCTTCCTGACTATTGGTTTTCTGGAGCACAACCTCAATGCCGGCGAAAAGACTGTGGTGTACCTATGCCCACACCTGGAGCAGAATATGGTCAATATCTTGACACAAGATATCAAAGTTCTTTCTTCTTTGGCTGTCAGAATACTTTTAAATTAGCTGGACAAACAAGTAAACATGACAACGTTGTTAGATGCCAAGCAAATGGAATATGGGACTTTGGAGACTTGAGATGTGAAGGACCTGTGTGTGATGATCCCGGGCGACCTGCTGATGGATATCAAATTGCAAGAAGCTACGAACAAGGATCTGAAGTTCTATTTGGTTGTTCACGGCCTGGATACATTTTAATCAACCCTAGACCTATTACGTGTATTCGTGAGCCAGAATGTAAAGTAATAAGGCCTCTTGGTTTAGCTTCGGGTAGAATACCTGACTCGGCAATTAATGCTACTTCAGAGAGGCCTAATTATGAAGCAAAGAACATTAGGCTTAATTCGGTTACTGGATGGTGTGGCAAACAAGAAGCCTTTACTTATGTAAGCGTGGATTTGGGCAAAGTATACAGAGTTAAAGCAATACTTGTTAAAGGTGTTGTAACATCTGATATTGTTGGCCGTCCTACTGAAATAAGATTCTTTTACAAACAAGCTGAAAATGAAAATTACGTTGTTTATTTCCCTAACTTCAACTTAACTATGCGAGATCCCGGAAACTACGGTGAACTTGCAATGATCACACTACCAAAATATGTTCAAGCAAGGTTTGTTATCTTGGGTATTGTAAGTTTCATGGATAATGCTTGCCTCAAATTCGAATTAATGGGTTGCGACGAGCCATCTACGGAACCATTACTCGGCTATGATTATGGATATTCACCTTGTGTAG ataatgaACCGCCAGTATTCCAAAATTGTCCACAACACCCTATTCTAGTACAAACAGACGTCAATGGTGGACTTCTTCCGGTCAATTTTACTGAACCCACTGCGACTGATAATTCAGGAGCTATTGCTAGATTAGAAGTTACCCCACAACACTTTAGAACACCGATACAAGTTTTTCATAATATGGTTGTGCGATATGTAGCGTTTGATTTCGATGGTAATGTCGCAATTTGTGAAGTTAATATAACAGTACCAGATTATACGCCCCCCAAATTAAGTTGTCCGCAAAGTTACGTTATCGAACTAGTTGACAAACAAGACAGCTATGCAGTTAATTTCAATGACACTAGAAGAAGGATAAATGCTACGGATGCCTCTGGCGAAGTCACTTTAAAATTCATACCCGAAAGAGCTGTTATTCCTATACGAGGTTATGAAAATGTGACAGTTATAGCTTCTGATAAATATGGAAATAAGGCGCAATGTAATTTCCAG gtatcTGTACAAGCAACACCCTGCGTTGATTGGGAACTTTTACCACCAGCTCATGGAGCTATAAATTGTCTGCCAGGAGACAGAGGAATTCAGTGTATTGCAACATGCAGTCCAGGATTCAGATTCACAGATGGTGAACCAGTTAAAACATTTGTATGTGAAACAAAACGTCGATGGGTCCCTTCTGCAGTAGTTCCCGATTGTGTTTCTGAAA atactcAGCAAGCTGCGTATCATGTTGTGGCAAGTGTACAATACCGAGCTCTTGGAGCAGTTTCAAATGCATGCTTACCTCAATACAAAGATTTACTTGCTCAGTACGACAGCATATTAAATGAAAGACTATCTCAACGTTGTTCGGCAGTAAACGTTAACATTAACGTCACATTTGTTAAAGCAATGCCTAGTCTTCTTGATGAAAATGTTGTAAAAATGGATTTCGTCTTAGCCATAATTCCAGCAATAAAACAAACACAGTTGTATGATCTTTGTGGGTCCACACTAAACCTTATATTTGATCTCTCCGTCCCGTATGCCAGTGCACTTATTGAACCTGTACTAAATGTTTCTTCGATTGGAAATCAGTGCCCTCCATTAAGAGCAATAAGAAGTTCCATAACACGGGGTTTTACCTGTAGTGTTGGTGAAGTACTAAATATGGATACTACTGATGTACCTAGATGct TGCATTGTCCCGCTGGAACATTCGCCGgtgaaaagcaaaaaatatgtaCTATGTGCCCAAGAGGATACTTCCAAAACCAAGCTCGACAAGGTTCATGTCTTAAATGTCCACAAGGGACGTTTACAAGAGAAGAAGGATCAAAGGACTTATCTGATTGCGTGCCTGTATGTGGTTATGGAACATATTCACCAACAGGATTAGTTCCTTGCTTAGAATGTCCAAGAAATAGCTATACAGGCGAACCTCCCGTGGGAGGATTCAAAGATTGTCAAGCTTGCCCAGTTAACACCTATACCTATCAACCAGCCGCCGCTGGAAAAGATAAATGTAGAGCAAAATGTGCGTCAGGCACATACTCTCCAACCGGCTTGGCTCCATGCTCACAATGTCCAAGAAATTTCTATCAAAACTCAGTCGGACAAACATTATGTATGGAATGTCCAACAAATATGAAAACTGTTAACACCGGTGCATCAGGATTAGAAGAATGCTTACCAGTTGAATGTTCGAATAGTGCCTGTCAGCATGGAGGATTGTGTGTACCGAAAGGCCATGGTGTTCAGTGTTACTGTCCTGCTGGATTTTCAGGACGTAGATGTGAGATAGATATTGATGAATGCGAAAGTCAACCTTGTTATAATGGAGGCACATGCATCGACTTACCTCAAGGATATAGATGCTCTTGTCCCACAGGCTATGGAGGTATTAACTGTCAAGAAGAAAGATCTGATTGTAGAAATGATACTTGCCCCGAACGTGCAATGTGCAAAGACGAACCTggatttaataattatacttgtTTGTGTAGATCAGGTTACACTGGCATAGATTGTGATATATCG atTGATCCGTGTTCAGCAAATGGCAATCCTTGTAAAAATGGAGCTTCCTGTACAGCTCTGCAACAAGGGAGGTTTACATGTGAATGTTTACCTGGATGGGAGGGACAGCTTTGCGAAACTAATACTAATGACTGTGTTGAAAAGCCGTGTCTTCTCGGTGCACCTTGCACTGATTTAGTCAATGACTTCAGTTGTGCATGTCCACCCGGCTTCACAGGAAAACGATGTCATGAAAAAATTGATCTTTGTTCTACTCAACCTTGTAAACATGGAATTTGCGTTGACAAACTGTTTGTACACCAATGCATATGTGATCCAGGGTGGACAGGACCGTCGTGTGATATTAATATCAATGAATGCGTAATTTCTCCGTGTGAAAATGGAGGTCGTTGTATTGACACAATAGACGATTTCACTTGTAGCTGTGAAGCAGGTTTTACGGGCAAAAGATGTCAACATACTATCGATGATTGTGCTTCAGAACCTTGCCAAAACGGTGCAACTTGTATAGATCAAATAGACGGATTTACTTGCAAATGCCGTCCAGGATTTATCGGATTGCAGTGTGAATCAGCAATAGATGAATGCTTAAACGAACCTTGTAATCCTACGGGAACAGAAAAATGTATTGACTTGGATAACAAATTCCAATGCCAGTGTCGTGAAGGTTTCACGGGTGAAATGTGTGAAAATAACATTGACGATTGTGCCTCCGATCCATGTTTCAACGGAGGATCATGCAAAGATGAAATTAATGACTATAAATGTACTTGTCAACCTGGTTGGACTGGTAAACGATGTGAACGTGATATTGGAAATTGCGTGAATTTACCTTGTCAAAATAATGCGAAATGTATCGACCTCTTCCAAGACTATTTCTGTGT ATGTCCGAGTGGTACTGATGGCAAACAATGTGAAACGGCACCTGAAAGATGTATTGGCAGCCCTTGCATGCACGGTGGAAAGTGCCAAGATTTCGGCTCCGGCTTAAACTGCACTTGTTCATTAGATTACATGGGTATTGGCTGTCAATATGAATTCGATGCTTGTGAAGCAGGTCTCTGCCAGAATGGAGCTACATGCATTGACGAAGGAGAGGGATATTCTTGTATCTGCGCTCCTGGATTTACAGGGAAAAACTGTGATGAAGATATTATTGATTGTAAAGACAACTCTTGTCCACCATCAGCAACGTGTATAGATTTGCCGGGCAGATTTTATTGTCAATGTCCATTTAATCTAACGGGTGACGACTGCAGAAAAA cAATTAGCGTGGATTACGATCTTTACTTTAGTGATCCACTCCGCTCCAGTGCTGCCCAAGTTGTACCCTTCGCTACAGGATCTGCTGATAGCTTAACAATTGCAATGTGGGTGCAATATACCCAGCAAGATGAAGGCGGTATTTTCTTTACAGCTTATGGCGTGAG caattCACATATTGCCCTTAACAAAAGAACAATTATACAAGCACATTCAAACGGCGTACAAGTATCACTTTTCCCAGAGCTACAAGATGTTTACTTAAGTTTTGGTGAATTTGCAACAGTTAATGATGGACAATGGCATCACGTTGCCTTGGTATGGGACGGAAGTAATGGTGGTGAACTAACACTTATTACGGAAGGCTTAATCGCTAGTAAACTTGAAGGATATGGAAGTGGAAAATCACTTCCACCTTA CGTTTGGGTAACGTTAGGAAAACCACAATCGGACAATCCCAAGGCTTACACTGAATCGGGCTTCCAAGGCCATTTAACAAAAGTACAAATATGGAACCGAGCTCTTGACGTAACTAATGAAATCCAAAAACAAGTTCGCGATTGTAGAACTGAGCCAGTACTATATAGTGGATTAGTTCTCACTTGGGCCGGGTATGAAGACACTATTGGTGGCGTAGAAAGAATTGTACCGTCTCACTGCGGACAAAGAGTATGTCCAAATGGTTATATAGGTTCCAAATGCCAACAACTACAAGTAGACAAAGAACCTCCGAGAGTAGATAGGTGTCCTGGTGATCTTTGGGTTATCGCTAAGAATGGAACATCAATCGTTAACTGGGATATACCCATGTTTAGCGATAATGTTGACATCGCGCGGGTAGTTGAGAAATCTGGACACAAACCAGGACAAAACCTTGCATGGGGAGCATACGATATCGCATACATAGCATATGACAATGCAGGGAATGCTGCAACCTGTACTTTCAAAGTAACAGTTTTAT CTGAATTCTGTCCACCAATGCCTGATCCACTTGGTGGTTACCAATCGTGTCGCGATTGGGGTGCAGGAGGCCAATTTAAGGTCTGTGAAATCGCTTGTCGTGATGGTCTTCGATTTTCACAACCGGTACCACCATTTTATACGTGTGGAGCAGAAGGTTTCTGGCGACCTACGAGTGATCCATCCCTACCTCTTATTTACCCAGCTTGTTCCC ctGCAACGCCCGCTCAGCGTGTCTTCAAAATATCAATGCTGTTTCCTAGTTCTGTGCTTTGTAATGACGCTGGACAAGCAGTACTTAGACAAAAAGTTCGAAGTGCTATTAACCAACTGAACAGAGATTGGAGCTTCTGTTCATATGCTGTCGATG GTACAAGGGAATGTAAGGAACTAGATATTAATGTGAAATGTGATCACCGCGCTAACGTTCGGCAGACGAGACAAGTATCATCTCCTCCTACGACAAACTCGAAAGACACATACGTCCTCGATGCTATTATACCAGTTGAAGA GACAAGAAGCAATAGAGAAGGTCGTCAAGCTGGAGATACATACAGCGTCGAACTGTCTTTCCCGGCGGTCAA CGATCCAGTAATCAACAACGCTAACAACGAACGCTCGACTGTAAAGTCATTGTTAGAGAAACTTATCCTCGAAGACGAACAATTCGATGTACGAAATATACTTCCGAACACCGTCCCAGACCCGGCTAGCTTGAAACTTGAATCAGACTATGCTTGTCCTATGGGACAGGTTGTTATGGCGCCGGATTGTG TGGCATGCGCTGTGGGTACATTCCTGGATGTTGCAAGCGACTCGTGTAAACCATGCCCTGCCGGTTCTTATCAATCTGAGGCCGGTCAACTACAATGTACACCCTGTCCTGCAATTGCTGGTCAACCCGGTGTCACTCAAGCCACAGGAGCTAGAAGTGCAGCTGATTGTAAAG agaGATGTGCCGCTGGTAAATATTACGACGCAGAAGCGGAGCTTTGTAGGCCTTGCGGTCACGGTTCTTATCAGCCTCGCGAAGGAGCGTTTTCTTGTATAGCCTGCCCGAGAGGTCAAACCACACGCGCCACAGAAGCAGTGTCTGCTGCTGAATGTAGAGACGATTGTCCATCAG GCGAGCAGCTGAGCAGTGACGGCGGCTGCGAGCCGTGCGGGCGCGGCACGTGGCGCGCCACCGGCTCGGGCGCCGCGTGCGCGCCGTGCCCGCCCGGCACCACGACGCCGCAGGCGGGCGCCGCGTCCCCGGACCAGTGCTCGCTGCCGGTGTGCAGGCCCG GTTCCTTCCTCAACGTTACCCTGAATACATGCATACAGTGTAAGAAGGGCACGTACCAGTCGGAAATGCAACAGACTCTCTGTATACCTTGCCCTATCAACACCAGCACAAGAGGACCGGGTGCG ACATCGGAGTCGGACTGCACAAACCCTTGCGAGATGAGCGGCCCTGAGATGCACTGCGACACGAATGCCTATTGTCTACTGATACCGGAAACTAGTGAATTCAAGTGTCAATGTAAACCTGGTTTTAATGGCACCGGAAAAGTTTGTACTG